ATGTTGAAATCCGAACTACTCTTGGCCCCGTGTTTAGTTATGTTCCCTCTAGAACAGGTCATAGTTTTGGTGACTGACGGCTCACAGTAAGGCCTCGATGTGTTCCTAGTGCACCAATATGCCAAGGCCTCTGGACACCTTGTTGCTTTCACCTCTCAATCTCCCATTCCTGCACAGAAGCATTActctcaggtggaaaaagaggctcgtCATAGTTTatgctctccagaaatttcatgttttttgtaTGTCTTCAAGTTTCAACTTATTACTGACAATTAACCCCTGGTTCTCTTGTTTAACCCTCACACTTCCTTACCTGACAAGGCAGTACACCATCTACAATGCTGGGCACTGTTCTTGTGTTGTTACAATTATGAAATCCATTTTAGACTTAAATCTAAACATACCAATGCAGACGCCTTGTCCCATCTTCCTGTGGGCCCAATCCTGGCTTTGACTGTGAAGAACTGCTTTGCTTCCATTTTGATGCTGAAACACAGACCTTGGTCATGGGTTTCCCAATTAAGACTTTGCGCATAGCAGCTGCCATTTGCATTGTTTTGCTGTTGTCCATGGAAGACCTCTCTCCTGGAGTAGTCATTCCTGCCATGTTATACcacaaggttctatgccttctccaccaGGGCCATTGGAGAGCTTCGCACACTAAAGTGTCAGTTAGAAGACATGTTTTTTGGCCTGGGATTGATGTCAAAATTGGTGTGGCTTGTGAGTAATGAGTCTGACAACAGGCAGCTCCCAAGGCATCTCTGTCCTCCTGGCCCACTCCTCACCAGCCCTGAGAACGCATTCATGTCAACTTTACGAGTCTCatcttgaattcctattggctcttgATTATGGATGTATTTTCCTTAAATTCTCTGGTGTGCATCGATGTCAGGTCAGGTCACAATTCATAAGTTGTTGAGAGTTTTTCTATTGGGAGTTTCCTTATACCTTAGTTTCTGATAATGGGCTCCAGTTTGTTTCTTACACCTCTCAATTGTTTTATTCCCATCACATCATTCATCATGACACCTCAAAAATCAAATGGCGAGGTGGAACAACTAGTGCATAGGTTCAAGTCCCAAACAAAAAAGTTTGCTGTGCATTCTTTGTGGGACATGTGCCATTCTTTATTTTGTGAGCACCTATTACTTCACGCCTACAGGAGAACAGagcccggctgagttgcttcacaccTAGCTGCCACGAAAGCTCCTTCGACTTCTGTGGCCTGCGCTGCAACTTCCATGATCAAGTTCATCTGGCCACTTCGTGCCTGGATCGCCATTATGGGCATTGGGGTTTAGTCGCTGGCCCAAATGGATATTGGCCCGTTTTCCGCCACTGGTGATGTGTCTTTGTGACTCCGTACGGTCGATAGGCTGGTGCCGCGGCAATTTGATCAGTTACGTCCCTGCTCGCCACTTTGTTAAGATGTGCCCTGCTCACCACCAAAAGCTATCAGTTCGCAGGTGCAGCCCCTGTCGCCACAGTACGCCCCATGGCCCTTGCGTCGAGTCCTTCATCACCTGTTGTGGAAGTGCCCCCTTTCCATTGACTGCCTCCTCCACGAGTGATACCCTGGGGTTTCAGCTTCCCAGCACCAGGTACCAGTCTGTCTCCAGCCTTGGGTCCGCTGCTGCAGCCTGCCATCCTGGTGAGGCTGCCTCCAACGGCCCCCTAGCCATCACTGCCCCAGCCATCATCACCGTTGGGTCCAGACCCATCTCCTCCACAGTGGGACTTCCCTGCTGAGGATGCTGCACAGATGATGATAACACCCTCCTCCCTGGTGCCCACCCAACACATTGTCCCACTCCTACCATCAGCACTTTCTACTGCCATTCCAAATCTGGTGGATGTCTATCTCGTTGGGTTGCTGGCATCTCCTCCATCACACGGTACCCTCTTTGCACAAGGAAGATATGTGCCGTATCCTGCTATTAGTGCATGTGAGTGCGCTGAGCGTAGTGTCGTATGTGTACTTAAATTGACAGCCAACTGTATCACAGTGGGCCAGCCATTAGAGGCCACCACGCAATCTACCTGCGACTCATGCCTATGTACGTGCAGAGCAGTACTGACTCACTTTCACTATGTTCTTTTAGCTTGTACCACttacatcagttgttctgtgtatctcttctgttgcaccttctgtatgattcttttgtcttgtacATGTGGAGTCACAAGAGGCTTATGtccattattgttcagaggtttatgaatataACCGTACTTGTGTTACTTGGATCGATTTTGTGTAACACTCTGTTATTACACACACATCATGTTTACATGCTACACAACTTCTGGAAGATGAAAATAAAGtttcagaaacaattttcacagtcaTGTTTACACATTAGTCCAACCTTGAATGTGCCAGCTCTATGAAACATAGGTTTTCAAAATGCCAGTTGTCCTGAATGAATGGTGTCTCTAAATTAATTGCCTGATTTTGTCTGTGTGAGAAGTGAGGTTATAAGtactttcacaatattttttaaTGAAGAGAGAGAACAATTTCCTCATGGATGTCACTGCACTAATGAGGAGAATGACTAGAAAAAgggggacgaggaggaggagaCTGTAAGAGACGAGATATTTAAAAAGCTTATCACCACCAATCAATgttttgtgaaaaaagaaaaaaaatgatcagTGATCAAACATTATGCTAATATAACCTTTTGGAGACATGAAATGGCCAAAAAATTTCTGAATGAGTGAAGACACATTCATACTCCTATGAACAGAATTACCAAATTTTTGTCACCAAGTACTGGCCACAACCATAGTCTTTGCCCCTAAAAGACAGAGTGAGCATAGCAGTTTACAGATTAATTAATTGTGGAAGAAGTAATTTGACTGCCGGAACTACATTTCCAGAATCGTTATTTGAGTGCCTGCATGACTACTCAGAAGTGGTAACGGGAAATCGATTTTTGAGAACTGGTTTGGGATTTCCCTCTAAATATGGTAACAGAAAAGTTTACATCCTTTGCTGTATTCCAATGGTTAGTTTACAATGTGTATGAGGTTGTAAAGTCCATTACAACTACACTACCTACATGGTGGTCATCTTATGATATGGTCACAGTGAATGGTTCAGTACATGCTCATTATTCCAGACAACATCCTTGTATCCTGTGATTCCACATATGTACCACTGTCACTGTCTTAACACCAAGCCCTGTACTGAGACATCACAATATGACAAACCCATTCCCTGAAAATCAATCATTCTGCCTGTTCAACTGTACTCACATGCTGCTGATGTGACATCTGAAGCTGATAAGACATACTGAGACTTGTGTTTACATTCCCACTTTGTTGGATCTTCAAACACTGAGCTTGGTGCAACTCTGATCTTTCTGGTCACTCAAGAGAGGCCACCACTGGGCCTACGTGTGCCATCTCTCTGAAATCTTTATTCCAAATTTTTATTGCGCAGTGCCCCATATACCTCCCGAGTTTGGATTCATAAATTTTTTCTGGACACTAAAGTTTTCACAAATGCTGGTGTAGATTTCATCCGCAAGTATGTGCAATCAATCAAAATATAGAGAGAGCTTGTGTTGTACAAAaggttgtttttccacaattcacaTAGAGTATTAACAACTATTCAGTTGTATCACATGATGATAGGATTTAGCTAAAGGAACTCTATGAACTCTTGTGATATTTTTATACTGTACTTATATTCACCATAGTGATATTAAAGTTAGTTTTCCATTATTACGTAAAGCAAAATTACTGTCCAACTATTGAATTTAATCTCATGATGCAATTTATTGGataatttttgtctgtttccttgtgGCAGAAATTAAATTACTGCATTACCAAGGCAGGCAATTGAGAAACAAAATACATAGATCATTATGAGAACatgtacacattatacacattcttTTATTAGTAAATTGAGACAGCAACAAGTTCATTTTCTTGATTACAAAACTGAATTCATGACACCTCTCAAAGAATACACACCATACTTTAAAGATAACAATAATAAAGCAGAAAAATATCATACCTGGTCTGGTGTTCCAGAATTTCCAGACTTGTCGCTTGAAAGAGGAAGTTCAAATcttgttgtttttgtaatttttcttacaCTTAAAGATGATATAGGTGTagaaacatatattttttcttGATTGTGGTGGTCTTTTATGTCACTGTAAGTCAATGATGTGGAATTTCTTAGAACCCCTTTCACTGGACTGGCACTTCTGAATGAAGCTGACTGCAAAGATTcagagattctggaaatatttactttctttgctGTTCTCCCTGAGACATTTAACTGATAAATTTCTTCAGAGAGTCCTGTCTGAGAGACAGTTCCCACTGAATTTAGACTGTTATGAAAATTACGCTTTCTTTTCATCCCCCTAACTATTGGACGTTTAAATGATGTCAAGCGATTCACAGGGGGAGTGCCATTTTGATATGCCAACTGTGCAATTATGTCATTTTCTTTATCTTTCCTTGTTGAATCAACACTGGTACTGTCAAATGTATTACTACTGCAAGTATGATATGAATCACTTGTGTTTGAACCACTCTCACTTAAACAAGATTTGTAGTCCATGGGCGAAAATGGTTTTATTCCGGATAAGCGAGTGTTGTTCAGATCTGCTGAAGGAGAAACtccattaataatttttattttattttcttctttggttgtgtttaatattttattttttggtttGAATACTTGATCTGCAATAAGAAAACACACAATTGAATTAATCCTTTACTAATAGTGTTATTATATTaccaaaaggaaaattcacttgaaaaatggcaaaattacacaagacAAATGGCAGCCCATCACTTACATTCAAGAGGCAAAAAATGAGGAACTCAGATTCTAGGGTGAGATGGACCCTTCTGTGGTTATAATGAGGGAAAACAAGGATGATGGCTTGCTTCAATAAGAATTAAACCAGGTGTGCAATCAGATACTAGGGCTGAAAGGTGGATTTTAAATACAGGCTATGTATTGAGCAAAAACAAGATGAGTTAAGCACTAAGCACTCATCAGTTCGTAATTCAAGGAGGGATTAGAGGAAAGATTGACTGCAACCAGAGACAGGAAATTTTAAGATGATGCCCTTTATTAGTAATTCCCAATGTTAAGCAGGACTGAAGAACAAGAATGTATGACAGGTGTTTGGTTACACTTAGTCATGTATGTGGAATGAGTGTAGTTATTGACATACAAGCTTAGGGAATGTGATGAGTGTGGTAAAAATAGGAGAGGTGAGGGACTGGTGAAAATGGTAGTATAACAGAGAAACTGAAGAACAAGATGAAGAGACTCTCCATACAGACAAAAGGTTGCTGGAAGAATGCGCGAAACATAATTGACAATAAATTAATcttgcaacaacaacaaaaggaaaagaaggTAGATTAGAGTTTAATGCTCTGTTGACAACAAAGTCATTTAAGACGGGGCACCAGTTTGGTTTAGGAAAGGATGGGACAAGAAATCCATTGTACAGGTACTCTTTTCAAACAAACTATTcttcatttgccttaagcaatttagaaaaatcacagaaaatctaaacccGGATAACTGGATGGGAATTTTAACAGCAGTTCTCCTAAAGGCAAGTCTGGTGTCTTAGCAAACCTTACAACAAAAGATAGTTGATAAATACATTGAAAAAATGGGTGAAAAATAAATTGGACTGCAAAAAGATTGGTGAGGAATGTTAAATGGAGAATTGCTCATAGGAAAAAAAAGACCACAGGTCACAGAGCAAATATTgctgaaaaaggaaaaaattatCACTAGATTGAGAAGAAGAGATCACCAGGTAGAGGAAATGACATCACCAGGTAGAGGAAAGAGATTGCTAAGACTGCCTCCATGTGTTCTCACTACAGATAGAGGAAACGATATCACCAGATAGAGGAAACGATATCACCAGATAGAGGAAACGATATCACCAGATAGAGGAAACGATATCACCAGATAGAGGAAACGATATCACCAGATAGAGGAAACGATATCACCAGATAGAGGAAACGATATCACCAGATAGAGGAAACGATATCACCAGATAGAGGAAACGATATCACCAGATAGAGGAAATGATATCACTAAATAGAGGAAAGAGATTGCTAAGACTGTCTCCATTTGTTCTCACTACAGGTAAATCTCTCTCGTTCTGGGGTCTGAGTGACATGCCCCTCAGTACAACCTATCCCTCCTTTCTCCATGTGGAAGGAGAAACAGTTCTTAAAGCTAGGTACATTTTTTCCTACTTCTGGATGTATATATCAGCTGTGCTTTGAATTCTGCCTCCTAAAAAAGGTAATGCTCAGCCATTCTTCCCCCTTAAACTTTTTCATGTTAACCACACAATATCTCATTTTTGTGCAAAGTGTAGCAAAAGTAATGACCACACAGTAGTCCTACACTGTTTCCTCCATTATAGGTGTTTTGCCATGCATAATAAAGTTTGTAGAGGCAACCTTGGAGATATAAAGGACATAGAGCAAGAGATCATATGCCTACTGGTGAGTATCTGAGTTGTAGTAGCCCATGGGATACTAGACACAAGGAGAATAAAAATGTGTTCTATTAGCTAAGAACATCATCTGATTCTACATATTTTTCAATAACAGAGCAGAAAGTTCTACTTTAGAATACTATGATTTCATACCATACTATGATTACAACATGTATTATGCTTAAAATTATAGGGTGAGGTAATATCAAGATTTAGCAGCACCTGTCCACAGCAGATATAGTTGGTATCAGATAGAACTAGTGGATACATCATTTCCAGTTCAGAGATTAGCCATCACTTACTCCAGTTCTTAATGCCCATTGACTGCTTTTTCTTCAAGGATAACTTAAGTAGTTATTTCAAAATAGTTCAGAAAATAGGATGAAACTGAAAAAATATCTGTGAAGCAATATATACactgtgtttcaaaatgaataggctttgtagcatttattacattcaacttacaataataaataatacatcaagTAAGAGGGCAACtcatacagtttttcttacaagtgttcaatgtgagcactattCATCACACATAAGATTtgataggcgagttcttcccaaaccttgatcagagtgtttggagtaattgttgcaacaacattTCTAAAGTCAAGTACATCAGCTGGTAGTGGAGGAAGCACATATGCTTGATCCTTTATGAACCCACAAAGGTAAAAATTGAATGGTATCAGGTCATGTGTGAATGTGGAAGTCATGCAAACAAGCTCTCTCATCTGGCCTCTTGCAGACAATCCAGCCATCAGGTACAGCAATGGTTAACCAATCACGTATGGAGTGATGCCAGTGAGGCAGTGCAgtatcttgctgccaaataaagttctgtggttcagcttcttccaattgagGAAACAGCCATAGTTCTCACACATTAAgctaagaaacaccagttacaattACTTCAGCAAGAAATAAAGGCAGGTAAACTTTCTCCCAGGATATGGCACAGAAAACAATCAATTTAGGGAAGCCTTGTTGCAACTGTACCATGCGGATCTGCTGACCCCTAAatgtacacgttatgtgtcttcatGTTTCCACTTATGTGAAATTTCAATTCTTCACTGATCCCACAAGtcttcatcgtcatgcagcaacatttcaatTGCAAACTTGGCACGTAAACTGTAGTCTGTAAGAGCAAACGGTAATGACACAGTTGTAAGCGTCTCCTTTAAAAGTCTCCACATACATGCCACTGAATTGCTAATTCATGACTAGCCTTCTGAACTGATTTCCTGGGACTGTGTGTGAAAGATTCTCACTTGTTCAACACATTCTTCAGGCATTCTTGGCTGTTCCATATTAAATGAAATATAGCATATTCCAAGTATGTAAAAAAAACTctttgaattgctctttcatttgatgtattatttatattttttagttGAATATAATAaaagctacaaagccttaaaaatctgtatattcattttgaaatataCAGATTTCAACCGTATGTCATATACAACACAGATAAATCGTATTCCaagtggtgaaggatgtggttttaAAATGAgaacagttatttatcaacctttaATGTTAATTTCATGGTGGTATGATTAGAATGCAAAGCTCTTTTGTATACTTAAAATACAATGATAAGCTAAAACACGATGACCACCTCTTTAACTGCATGTTGGTCCACTTTCAGAACACAATACAGAATCAATTCTGCCTGACAtgattcaacaagtccttggtaggtttatgGAAGTGTGTGGCTCCAGATCTCTACAAAAACGTTACACAATTCCTCTAAATTGCAGAATAGAGATTTGTGGGCATGGAACCGCTGCCAAATGTTTTCCATTGGATTCAGCTCAGGCAAGTTCAGTGGGCAAGACATCACCATGAGTTTACAATAATGCTCCACAAACCATTGTACCAAGCTTCTGGACTTGCAACACAGCTATTCTGCTGGAACATGCAGTCCGTCTTATGTAAGATACCAAGgatgaagtgatgcaggtggtctgcaataatgttcacactGTCCACAGCTGTAATTGTGCCTTTGATTACCAACATAGGTCTCATGGAAACCCAGGTCAACATCACCCACAGTATAAAACTGCGGGTCAAGCAGCCATTTACTTGGATGACAATGCATCCAGACATGATAACTGACCTAGTTTAACAAGAAATAATTCATCCCACCAGTAagcacatttccattgatccatggtctGATCTCTATgattccatgcctgctgcactcaTAAATGACAACACTGTTGGTTCAACATGGGAACATGTGGGAGCTGTCAGCTGTGAAATCACACTTGCAGCAATATGGGCTGAACGGCAAGCTCTGAAACACTTATGCCTGCACAAGCATTGTGCTCAGTCATCAGATCTACCAAAGGTAGCAACATATCCTGCTTTACAGATTGGGCAAGTCTTTGACCTCCACGTTCTTTGATTAAAGCATGGACATCTAACACCTTTTTGCCTATTTGTGGTATCATTGTTCTTCAACCACTTACAAACAGCTGACCAGCTTTGCTGTTTCCTAGATACTCATTCCCATGTTAGGCCGtaccaatctgccctttgtcaagtcATTTGTGTCATGAGAACCTCTTAttgttgctagaatgattcctccatctctgctctgcttatatacagggtgattgtaattaaagtttaactttcaaaacacgtcagaatgatgtcaaattgcaacagaatattatcaaagaagggggaaaacgtatggcaggagAAAAAAAACAAGTGTGAtaactgatcaatagatggcgctgtatgtgtcagaatatgtaaatgaaaacacctgtccatCCGCACGACCTAtttaagttggtataaacacaccggTTACACAGTTTTTCCTTCTTTACCACCTGTGAcatttgccatgactgtctcaatgaaggattgcactctgcttgtaaagctgtattacaagaatgattacTGTGCACaagtcactctgcagaagttctgtacactgaagggtttgaaaaaaggcgttggtctgatgactgccgtgggtctggagaaaattattcagaaagactcttttggtgtgcaacctggtagagggaggaaacgaattgatttgacTCAATGGAAGCAgtagccacagcaatgcaggaggagatgagaggtggtgtgcaaacatgtgaattgcccaaacattggacatacctgtgagcatggtgcgtaagatcctatgaaacatccttctttgctatccatgcaaaattacccatgtgcacgagttgcttcctgttgacccgccagcaagagagacctttgctttagaatttcttgctctcatggaagtggacaatgactggccgtggaagattttgtggacagacaaaaccCACTTCCATCTCACAGGATAAGTCAATACCCAGAACTGTCGaatttgggcaatggaaaatccacatgcaaatcaaccagcacaacttcatcctgaaaatgtcactgtgtggtgcgggtttacggaatcatttatcacagggtcaaattttttcaaagagacaggtgcttctggtcctgttacctgtaccatcactcgtaagtgctatgagtgtctactgcaaaaccacgtcattccagctctccaacagagtGGTTGTGTAGATggggtcatttttatgcaagatggcgcacctccacacattgaaaatccaattaagcagctactgaagcaccatttcggaaatgctagaattatcagtcgtcatgtccctacagcctggctgtcccgatcacctgaccttaatctgtgtgacttctggctgtggggctatgtaGAAGATGATGTGTTAAGTGttctgactgcaaacttagctgcactgaaggcatacattgcacaacacattctgaatgtgactccagaaacacttcgatcagttgtggaacatgctgttcctcgatttcaacttgttgtagaaaatggtgaacagcatattgaacatgttttgcacacagaaaaagaaattaataatccgatttgattttgattaatgctttttatgcagtttttggcctcaggacaattaaaaaccaatttttccgacCCAATGcaatatgaccttgctgtggtggatgggcttatgtagcTCATGCACACTGATTAGTACAGTTTAacgtcaaatgtacaccttaggcaatTCTGTACGATTCATTTGTAATTTGTAGTCGACTACTATTAAATTATGGTGCTTATAGCACCGTCTATCGCTAaagtttgtaactatttatttttctactgccatacattttcccccttctccaataatattctgtcgcaatttgacatcattctgagcagtggtgttatttctacagtggtttgaaagttaaactttaattataatcaccttacTACATCATCTGCCTGCTACACCACCATGTGTTCACCAGTCTCAACATCTGTGGCCAGAAGGTATTGGTTCAGTGTATATTCATTATATTATGGTCATTTTTCTGCTACGGGCATACCAAGAGCAATTGTAATATTTCACAGCTTCATACTTAATCAACACACGTAATATGATTCTTACTAGAGCAATCTCTAAGTGCTGATCCACTCTCAAAGGTCTTCTGAGATGATACAGTTTCTTCTTGCATGTAGTGATATTTCTCGGAACCCTAAAAACAAAGGAAATAACACAAATAAACCACAATATTACAGTGAATTAACAGTATGAATAATAGTGTTAGAGATAGTATATAAGATATTGCTGATATCAAAAAGTCAAGATTTTTGCAATTTTCTTAAATGGACTTGGAAATGTTTGTAGTATAATACCATGATTGATAGCAACTGACTGGAATGACTACAACCAAgaagactgcaaaaaaaaaaaatgttacagtgcAATGCAATTATCATTTTCATATATAAAATTCAAAGCAGAAAGGATAAGTTTAAGTATGTATTGCTGCAAAAATCACATCtatttaaaataaatgtacaaagtTCACATCaattataatattttaaatacGGAAGGCAAAACTACTAACTAGTCACCAAAGCACAAATTTAGTTTTCGAAATTTAAAGGAAGGatacaggaaaagaaaagaaatttacaaggGGAAGtggaagaacaaacaagaaaaagaaagggCAATAAacattagttaaatcaaagaaaagtTAATACAAGAAAGATGTTAGCTGCTTAAACAATCCAGAATAATGAGTTGAGGGCCTGAACTTTTGACATGTAGCAACAaacacttattttattttaatttgatttcttttttctattttgaCAATATTGTTCTGGACTGTAGGCTGTGTCATGTTACAAAATGGTGTACCAACTTTTTGGCCAATATTGCAAGTGGCTTTCACCAGTGTAAGTAATACACCTACAACTAGAACCATGCAAATTAATATACAATTTTTGCTCCTTCCCTTTAATTCCTTAAAAAgatcataaataaaatttttaatctgACTGCATGTTGGGAGTAGAGATGGAGGGAGCTCATAATgctcacttgatttaatttgagaTGGAATTTTAACGGTTCATGTCGGGGAATCCAGAGATAGCTACTTCTGTGACTTGCTGCTCCTCTCACTGTGTCTAGTGTAATTGGGATGGTTATCCATCATGTGCTTACTGCAAAGCTGTTTTCAATCAGGTATGATGTTGCTGCCTACTAACCAGGAGTATCTTATGGAAATTTACTATGCCCACAAAGGTCTATGAACTTTTAGATGttttttctattagaaatgaaaacattctTTCTAGTCGCATCAATCACTTCATACTGTATACAAGCAACTTCATGTTTTAGAGAAATTAAAATGAAGAAACATATGTTCACAAAAAACAACGTTAACATCAGAATGATTTATCATCAAATAACGTATTgacttatttgtgtgtgtgtgtgtgtttggggggggggggcacacatgggggctgggggggggggcgtAGCGGACCCCGTAAATTGGTGAGGGGCGGCAGCAGACTGCGGGGAGGCAATGGACCGACAGTGtaggaggcagggggggggggggaagcgggagGTGGGGGTGGCGGACTGGAGGATGTTGTGCACAAACCGGGGGCGGGAGGGCCGCGGATCAGGAAGGGGTGCCGCTgactggggtgaggggggggggtggaggatgggggggggtggaggatggggggggggttatgggagtTTTGGAGGGAAGGGTAGGAAGCAGGTTTTGGAGAAGAGGGTAGGAAAAGGAGGTTTAGAGGGGAGGGTAGGAGGGGTTGTTTGGGTTAAGTGTGAGGGAAAGTGTGAGGGTGATGAGGGTGAGGATGAGGGGAAACACAATCTTACACGAGCACACTGTTCAGCATCACCACCAGCCAGATCAATTAAAAGACAGAAATATCTAGAAGTGACACCTGTTGCTGTTCAGGGATAAACTGCGTGCCTATGTCTGTAATGACATACATATAGCTGAAAAACTGTTTCAATGAGAAAGGTTGACCCCACAAAAGCAATGTACCAGGAACTTACAAATGAAAGGCGTGATGTAAGTGAAAGGAGTTGGCCAGGTGTCCTCTTAGATAATGTCGCGACACTGACACTATCAGGAGAATCTTTCAGTAGATCTGATACTTCCAAATCTGAAAACAAATCAAACGAATATTTAATGCACAAAATAATTTCAATCATGTATATCATTGCTCAAtgggaaaactgttttaaataaatgaaatgcatgAAACAAGTGATGGGTGTTCCCCTCTGAAGGAATCAAATTTCCTGGGACTAATGCAAGCATTTTGTATGTCTACATTTCAATAATTTGTTCCTGTAGTAACCATCACTTATACAGAACGAAAAATGCAAAACATCTTTTCCTTTAATTAATATATCTTCCAACACCAGTACTCACATGTTCTAATAGTAAAAAGCTTGTCTCAAATATATAACCAGTTTTTATCACAGCTACAAGGAAGATGAAGGGTTCAGTTCCACTCTACTGGGAACAGTGAAG
This genomic stretch from Schistocerca cancellata isolate TAMUIC-IGC-003103 chromosome 5, iqSchCanc2.1, whole genome shotgun sequence harbors:
- the LOC126188916 gene encoding serine/threonine-protein kinase greatwall isoform X3, whose product is MDSVEPKFSGESSVYQTILNQTKNKAPDIDDFNIIKPISRGAFGKVFLGCKKSNPDKMYAIKVVNKSEIINKNMVGQVVTERNALALSRSPYCVNLFYSLQSASNIYLVMEYMVGGDLKSLLMVYGYFDEAMAAFYAAEITLALEYLHAHKIVHRDLKPDNVLLCQRGHIKLTDFGLSRISLRRDLEVSDLLKDSPDSVSVATLSKRTPGQLLSLTSRLSFGSEKYHYMQEETVSSQKTFESGSALRDCSNQVFKPKNKILNTTKEENKIKIINGVSPSADLNNTRLSGIKPFSPMDYKSCLSESGSNTSDSYHTCSSNTFDSTSVDSTRKDKENDIIAQLAYQNGTPPVNRLTSFKRPIVRGMKRKRNFHNSLNSVGTVSQTGLSEEIYQLNVSGRTAKKVNISRISESLQSASFRSASPVKGVLRNSTSLTYSDIKDHHNQEKIYVSTPISSLSVRKITKTTRFELPLSSDKSGNSGTPDQHSVMSPVTPLNSAHIPFRTPKSVRRGKVASDHRVLGTPDYLAPELLLDEPHGSAVDWWSLGVCLFEFMTGIPPFNDETAEAVFDHILARARNTLLHLNVSNIDQ